One Malus domestica chromosome 11, GDT2T_hap1 genomic region harbors:
- the LOC103448929 gene encoding pentatricopeptide repeat-containing protein At3g63370, chloroplastic: MATSTRHYCSSTSSAVHRHSMLKKALPNPILHFFKHPQNPIKLPSLKEVCDGGSLGEAFHSLGSLLTHPNSLQLSLDAAYSPVLELCANEKALSEGQQIHAQLIKCCDVPDSAFLSTKLVFMYGKCGSLLDAEKVFDKMSHRTVFSWNAMIAACASNGKPWKALELYRDMRVLEEPLDSCTFPCILKACVAINNLRYGAEIHGLAIKYGYSNVTLVVNSLASMYANCKCVDGARKLFDGVKEKEDIVSWNSIISAYSANGKSAEALGLFREMLSSGLALNSYTLVAALQACEDSFCGKLGMEIHAAVLKSGHFFDIYVANSLLAMYVRCGNMHEAAIIFRDLDAKDVVSWNTMLSGFSQNGLYDETLLLFRDMQSTDTKPDQVSLLNILAASGRLGDLLSGLEAHAYAIKKGFDSDLQLGNTLIDMYARCGCVNFMGRAFDKMPTKDLISWTTVIAGYAQNNCHLRALELCRKVQTLQLDADAMMVESILAVCGALKCVSWVKEVHGYAVRTGLFNLVLQNAVVNLYGECGYVKYAELMFELIDSKDIVSWTSMISCYVHNGFANEALELCHFMKETNVEPDAIALVSILSAVASLSALKKGKEIHGFLIRKGFILEGSLGSSLVDMYARSGTLENAYEVYNCIKNRSLILWTTMINAYGMHGQGKAAIDLFEQMEGERNVPDHITFLALLYACSHSGLIDEGKRIFEIMRDEYHLEPWPEHSACMVDLLGRANRLEEAYHFTNSMQSEPTAEVWCALLGACRVHSNKEFGEIAAKKILELDPENPGNYVLVSNVFAASGRWKDVDEVRLRMKGSGLKKNPGCSWIEVGNKVHTFTARDKSHPQSDDIYLKLAQITEKLEREVDYVAQTKFVLHNVEEEERVKMLYGHSERLAIAYGLLKTPKGTPIRITKNLRVCGDCHNFIKLVSKVFRRVLVVRDANRFHHFEDGICSCGDFW, encoded by the coding sequence ATGGCTACTTCAACCCGACACTACTGCTCCTCCACTTCCTCCGCCGTGCACCGCCACTCTATGTTGAAGAAAGCTCTGCCAAACCCGATTCTCCACTTCTTCAAACACCCTCAAAATCCCATTAAATTACCTTCCTTGAAGGAGGTTTGCGACGGAGGAAGCCTCGGGGAAGCTTTTCACTCACTCGGCAGTTTGCTCACTCATCCAAATTCCCTTCAGCTCTCTCTAGATGCGGCTTACTCGCCGGTCCTCGAGCTCTGCGCAAACGAGAAGGCTCTCTCAGAAGGGCAGCAAATCCACGCCCAGTTGATCAAATGCTGTGATGTGCCCGATTCTGCGTTTCTGAGTACTAAGCTTGTTTTTATGTACGGGAAATGTGGCTCTCTTTTGGACGCGGAGAAGGTGTTTGATAAAATGTCCCACAGAACGGTTTTCAGTTGGAACGCGATGATTGCTGCTTGTGCTTCAAACGGGAAGCCTTGGAAAGCTCTGGAGCTGTATAGGGACATGAGGGTTTTGGAGGAACCTCTCGATTCTTGCACTTTTCCTTGTATTCTGAAAGCGTGCGTTGCGATTAACAATCTCCGTTATGGGGCAGAAATTCATGGTCTGGCTATCAAATACGGGTATAGTAATGTAACACTCGTTGTCAACTCACTAGCTTCGATGTATGCAAACTGCAAATGTGTTGACGGGGCGAGGAAGTTATTTGATGGTGTGAAGGAAAAAGAGGATATTGTGTCGTGGAATTCAATTATTTCAGCGTATTCCGCAAATGGGAAATCAGCTGAAGCATTGGGGCTGTTTCGAGAAATGCTAAGCTCGGGACTTGCCCTGAACTCATATACCCTTGTCGCCGCTCTTCAAGCCTGCGAGGATTCTTTTTGTGGTAAACTTGGTATGGAGATCCATGCTGCTGTGTTGAAATCGGGTCACTTCTTTGACATTTATGTGGCGAATTCTTTGCTTGCTATGTACGTGAGATGTGGTAACATGCATGAGGCTGCAATAATCTTCAGAGACTTGGATGCCAAGGATGTTGTTTCGTGGAATACCATGCTCTCTGGTTTTTCCCAGAATGGTCTATATGACGAAACCCTGCTGTTGTTCCGAGATATGCAGAGTACTGATACAAAACCTGACCAGGTTTCACTATTAAATATCCTTGCAGCATCCGGTCGATTAGGAGATTTGTTGTCTGGGTTGGAAGCTCATGCTTATGCGATTAAAAAGGGATTCGACTCTGATTTGCAGCTCGGAAATACACTGATAGATATGTATGCTAGGTGTGGTTGTGTGAATTTCATGGGCCGTGCTTTTGACAAGATGCCTACTAAGGACTTAATTTCTTGGACAACTGTTATTGCTGGCTATGCTCAGAATAATTGTCACTTAAGGGCCTTAGAATTGTGCCGGAAGGTGCAGACGCTCCAATTGGATGCTGATGCAATGATGGTAGAAAGCATTTTAGCtgtttgtggggccttgaaatGTGTTTCTTGGGTAAAAGAAGTTCATGGTTACGCTGTGAGAACAGGTTTATTCAATCTGGTGTTACAAAATGCAGTTGTCAACCTATATGGAGAGTGTGGATATGTGAAATATGCAGAGCTGATGTTCGAATTGATTGACTCTAAGGATATTGTGTCTTGGACGAGCATGATCTCTTGTTATGTTCATAATGGGTTTGCAAATGAGGCCCTTGAACTATGCCACTTCATGAAGGAAACAAATGTTGAACCTGATGCTATAGCACTAGTTAGTATACTATCGGCTGTTGCGAGTTTATCTGCTCTGAAGAAAGGGAAAGAGATTCATGGTTTTCTTATCCGGAAGGGCTTCATCTTAGAGGGATCTCTTGGAAGCTCTCTAGTCGATATGTATGCCCGCTCTGGAACTTTGGAGAATGCATATGAGGTATATAACTGTATTAAAAATAGAAGTCTAATTTTGTGGACTACCATGATTAATGCGTATGGAATGCATGGCCAAGGCAAGGCAGCCATTGATTTATTCGAGCAGATGGAAGGTGAAagaaatgttcctgatcatattACGTTTTTGGCTCTTCTATATGCCTGCAGTCATTCGGGCTTGATTGATGAGGGTAAAAGAATATTTGAAATTATGAGAGATGAATATCATTTGGAACCATGGCCTGAACATTCTGCCTGTATGGTTGATCTTCTTGGTCGCGCCAATCGGTTGGAAGAGGCATACCATTTTACGAATAGCATGCAGAGTGAACCTACAGCTGAGGTATGGTGTGCACTCCTTGGGGCTTGCCGGGTTCATTCTAACAAAGAATTCGGAGAAATTGCAGCAAAGAAAATCTTAGAGTTGGACCCGGAGAATCCTGGAAATTATGTGCTTGTATCTAATGTGTTTGCTGCTAGTGGAAGATGGAAAGATGTAGATGAAGTGAGGTTGAGAATGAAGGGGAGTGGATTGAAGAAAAATCCGGGATGTAGTTGGATTGAGGTTGGAAACAAGGTTCATACATTCACGGCGAGGGATAAATCTCATCCGCAGTCCGATGATATTTACCTCAAGTTAGCTCAAATCACAGAGAAATTGGAGAGAGAAGTAGATTATGTGGCTCAAACCAAATTTGTTTTGCACAAtgtagaggaagaagagagagttaAAATGCTTTATGGACATAGTGAAAGGCTGGCAATTGCATACGGTCTGCTTAAAACTCCCAAAGGAACCCCTATCCGAATCACCAAGAACCTTCGGGTTTGTGGCGATTGCCATAATTTCATTAAACTAGTTTCAAAGGTTTTTAGGCGGGTGCTTGTTGTGAGGGATGCAAATAGATTTCATCACTTTGAAGATGGTATCTGTTCTTGTGGCGATTTCTGGTGA